A genomic window from Gossypium hirsutum isolate 1008001.06 chromosome D10, Gossypium_hirsutum_v2.1, whole genome shotgun sequence includes:
- the LOC107914767 gene encoding kinesin-like protein KIN-12B, which yields MKHFMLPRNTILREPMENTPSSPNPTPSKSKRKHPKPSKENAPPPDPNSQPSPASTAKFKSQLPPRPPSSNPLKRKLYTETLPDNASLSGISDSGVKVVVRMRPPIKEEEEGDTIVQKVTSDSLSINGQTFTFDSVASSDATQLDIFQLVGAPLVENCLAGFNSSVFAYGQTGSGKTYTIWGPANALLEENLSSDQQGLTPRVFERLFARINEEQIKHADKQLKYQCRCSFLEIYNEQITDLLDPNQRNLQIREDVKSGVYVENLTEEYVSSMKDVTQLLIKGLSNRRTGATSINAESSRSHSVFTCVVESRCKSVADGVSSFKTSRINLVDLAGSERQKLTGAAGERLKEAGNINRSLSQLGNLINILAEVSQTGKQRHIPYRDSKLTFLLQESLGGNAKLAMVCAISPAQSCKSETFSTLRFAQRAKAIKNKAVVNEVMQDDVNFLREVIRQLKDELHRMKSDGNNQTDPNGSYSTGWNARRSLNLLKFSLHHPRTLPHVDEDGDEEMEIDEEAVEDLCAQIGLQPADLYLHSNELTKQEIIESISGNTTSENGCAGNLVPNSSETFKVQDAEDTDVNMEEEISEEPKTSEIMIVECVETATNMPNIFSAHESVKQDPCQLTVETTDGDSLAILKSPTPSVSPRVNQSRKSLRTSSMYSASQKDLRDDKPETMRVTPTEHLAASLHRGLEIIDSHRQSLALRRSSFRFSLKPADSKPILAARKVDVGVQTFPQEEDPVVFLCSNCTQRTNLDGKEDTENSNLQLVPVDESDSGEKTKKQVPKAVEKVLAGSIRREMALEEFCAKQASEIMQLNRLVQQYKHERECNAIIGQTREDKILRLESLMDGVLPTEEFMEEELVSLTHEHKLLKEKYENHPEVLRTKIELKRAQDELERFRNFHDLGEREVLLEEIQDLRNQLQYYIDPSSTSARRRNSLLKLTYSCEPNVPLPLRAIPETNEESAEEKFEQERIRWTEAEGKWISLAEELRTELDASKLLADKRKLELDMEKKCAEELKEAMQMAMAGHARMLEQYADLEEKHMQLLARHRNIQEGIDDVKKAAARAGVKGAESKFINALAAEISALKVEREKERRYLSDENRGLQAQLRDTAEAVQAAGELLVRLKEAEEAVAAAQKRAMESEQETEKAHRQIEKLKRKHEHEISSLNELLTESRLRKEGTQHAFDNVDLTKHDAGEFHDADSDQQWRQVFKPFYNGEDGALSKLEENSSWFSGYDRCNI from the exons ATGAAGCATTTTATGTTACCAAGAAACACGATCTTGAGAGAGCCGATGGAGAACACCCCTTCTTCCCCAAACCCTACCCCTTCTAAATCCAAACGTAAACACCCTAAACCCTCCAAAGAAAACGCTCCGCCGCCCGATCCCAACTCCCAACCTTCCCCCGCCTCAACCGCCAAGTTCAAGTCTCAGTTGCCTCCTCGCCCGCCCTCCTCCAACCCTCTCAAGCGCAAACTTTATACCGAAACCCTCCCCGACAATGCCTCCCTCTCTGGAATTTCCGATTCCGGTGTCAAG GTGGTTGTACGGATGCGGCCACCAAttaaagaagaggaagaaggggACACGATTGTTCAGAAAGTTACTAGTGATTCTTTGAGTATCAATGGGCAAACCTTCACATTTGACTCAGTTGCCAGCTCGGATGCAACTCAG CTAGATATTTTCCAGCTTGTAGGAGCACCTCTGGTCGAAAATTGTCTTGCCGGGTTTAACAGTTCGGTGTTTGCTTACGGCCAG ACTGGAAGTGGAAAGACTTATACCATTTGGGGTCCAGCCAACGCCTTGTTGGAAGAAAATTTATCAAGTGATCAACAAGGCTTAACTCCCCGTGTGTTTGAGCGGCTTTTTGCTCGTATAAATGAG GAGCAAATTAAGCATGCTGATAAACAACTCAAGTACCAATGTCGCTGTTCTTTCCTTGAG ATCTATAATGAGCAAATCACGGATTTATTGGATCCAAATCAAAGAAACTTGCAG ATAAGGGAAGATGTAAAATCTGGTGTTTATGTTGAGAATTTGACAGAGGAGTATGTAAGTTCGATGAAGGACGTGACCCAGCTGTTGATAAAG GGATTATCAAATAGAAGGACAGGTGCGACTAGTATCAATGCTGAAAGTTCCCGTTCACATAGTGTCTTTACTTGTGTTGTTGAGTCTCGATGTAAG AGTGTGGCCGATGGTGTAAGCAGCTTTAAAACAAGCCGAATAAATCTTGTTGATCTAGCAGGCTCAGAGAGACAAAAACTAACTGGTGCTGCAGGGGAACGCTTAAAGGAGGCAGGAAATATTAACCGTTCCCTCTCACAGCTTGG GAACTTGATAAACATCCTCGCTGAAGTTTCCCAAACTGGAAAGCAAAGGCATATCCCCTACAGAGACTCCAAGTTGACATTTTTATTGCAGGAATCTCTTGGTGGCAATGCAAAATTAGCCATGGTCTGTGCAATTTCTCCAGCACAGAG CTGTAAGAGTGAAACATTCAGCACACTACGATTTGCTCAGCGTGCAAAGGCAATCAAGAACAAGGCAGTTGTTAATGAAGTAATGCAGGACGATGTAAATTTTCTGCGAGAAGTGATTCGACAATTGAAA GATGAACTCCATCGTATGAAATCTGATGGAAACAACCAAACTGATCCAAATGGGAGTTACTCAACTGGATGGAATGCCCGTAGGAGCttgaatttgttaaaatttaGCCTCCATCATCCAAGGACATTACCTCATGTTGATGAAGATGGTGATGAGGAGATGGAAATTGATGAGGAAGCTGTTGAGGATTTATGTGCCCAAATAGGTCTGCAACCAGCAGATTTATATCTCCATTCAAATGAATTAACCAAACAAGAGATAATTGAATCAATTTCGGGAAATACCACCTCTGAAAATGGATGCGCTGGTAATCTAGTGCCTAACTCATCTGAAACTTTTAAAGTGCAAGATGCTGAGGATACTGATGTGAACATGGAGGAAGAAATCTCTGAAGAGCCTAAAACCTCTGAAATTATGATTGTTGAGTGTGTTGAAACTGCTACAAACATGCCAAACATTTTTAGTGCTCATGAAAGTGTCAAACAGGATCCATGCCAGCTAACTGTTGAAACAACCGATGGGGATTCTCTTGCAATTCTTAAGTCTCCAACACCAAGTGTCTCACCTAGAGTGAATCAGAGTAGGAAGAGTCTGAGGACATCATCAATGTACTCTGCTTCACAGAAAGATCTTAGGGATGATAAACCAGAGACTATGCGGGTCACACCAACCGAACATTTAGCAGCTAGCCTCCACCGTGGTCTTGAGATTATTGATAGTCACCGACAGAGTTTGGCATTGAGGAGGTCATCATTTCGTTTTTCATTAAAACCTGCTGATTCTAAGCCAATCCTTGCAGCTAGAAAAGTTGATGTTGGAGTTCAAACTTTTCCACAAGAAGAAGACCCAGTAGTATTTCTATGTAGCAATTGTACACAGAGAACAAACCTAGATGGCAAAGAGGACACTGAAAACTCTAACCTGCAATTAGTTCCTGTTGATGAGTCCGATTCTGGTGAAAAAACCAAAAAGCAAGTCCCGAAG GCAGTGGAGAAGGTTTTGGCTGGATCTATCAGGAGAGAAATGGCTCTTGAAGAGTTCTGTGCCAAGCAAGCTTCTGAAATAATGCAATTAAACCGTTTG GTGCAACAGTACAAACATGAACGAGAGTGCAATGCTATTATAGGGCAGACAAGGGAGGATAAAATTCTTCGCCTTGAGAGCCTTATGGATGGTGTTTTACCTACTGAGGAATTCATGGAAGAAGAGCTTGTTTCCCTCACCCATGAGCACAAG CTTCTGAAGGAGAAATATGAGAATCATCCTGAGGTTTTAAGAACAAAGATTGAGCTGAAAAGAGCTCAGGATGAGCTGGAGCGTTTTCGAAATTTTCATGATTTGGGTGAGAGGGAAGTGTTGTTAGAAGAAATTCAGGATTTAAGAAATCAGTTACAGTATTATATCGACCCTTCTTCTACATCAGCTCGAAGAAGAAATTCTTTACTGAAGTTAACATATTCATGTGAGCCCAATGTCCCTCTACCTCTTAGAGCAATACCAGAGACAAATGAGGAGAGTGCTGAAGAGAAATTTGAACAAGAGAGAATCCGGTGGACTGAGGCCGAAGGCAAATGGATTTCTCTTGCGGAGGAATTAAGGACTGAACTTGATGCTAGTAAGTTGCTGGCAGACAAAAGGAAGCTGGAACTAGATATGGAGAAGAAATGTGCAGAAGAATTGAAGGAAGCAATGCAGATGGCTATGGCGGGACATGCAAGAATGCTTGAACAGTATGCTGATCTTGAGGAAAAACACATGCAATTGCTTGCAAGGCATAGGAATATTCAAGAGGGAATAGATGATGTTAAAAAGGCAGCTGCTAGGGCAGGGGTCAAGGGTGCTGAATCCAAGTTCATAAATGCCCTTGCTGCTGAAATTTCTGCATTGAAAGTGGAAAGGGAAAAGGAGAGGCGATACCTTAGTGATGAGAATAGAGGACTCCAGGCTCAATTAAGGGATACTGCTGAAGCAGTTCAGGCTGCAGGTGAATTGCTTGTACGACTTAAAGAAGCAGAAGAAGCTGTAGCTGCTGCCCAA AAGCGGGCAATGGAATCAGAACAAGAAACTGAAAAGGCTCACAGACAGATTGAAAAATTAAAGCGAAAACACGAACATGAGATCAGCTCTCTTAATGAGCTACTTACAGAATCACGTCTACGTAAAGAAGGAACACAACATGCTTTTGATAATGTTGACCTTACCAAGCATGATGCGGGTGAGTTCCATGATGCTGATTCTGATCAGCAATGGCGGCAAGTATTTAAACCCTTCTACAATGGTGAAGATGGTGCGTTATCAAAGCTTGAAGAAAACTCGTCATGGTTCTCTGGATACGATCGTTGCAATATTTAG